From Pseudorasbora parva isolate DD20220531a chromosome 25, ASM2467924v1, whole genome shotgun sequence, one genomic window encodes:
- the LOC137064875 gene encoding NACHT, LRR and PYD domains-containing protein 12-like, with translation MLKDRCQCIFEGNEEHGSPTQLDKIYTELYITDVGSSEHTGEHEIRQIEMISKHPATIDAPIKANDIFKAFPGSAKQIQTVLTKGIAGIGKTVSVQKFTLDWVEERANQDVQMIFPLPFREMNGFKERKISLIHILQSFFNLKIDAEVLNSDKYKIVFIFDGLDECRFPLDFKNNSHCSSVTKSVSIGVLLTNLICKNLLPSALVWITSRPAAAGQIPPDLIDRVTEVRGFNDSHKEEYFIKKIGDPDLSSWIISHLKSSKILHIMCHIPVFCWISATVLEKMFSDSEGGEIPSTLTQMYVHFLIFQIKQGSHKYDKISNEGLKWDNQTTLLLGKLAFKQLENGNLLFYEGDLKECGIELNTASVYSGVCTQIFREEAGLVQERVFSFVHASIQEFLAALYAFLVFVNNKKNVLSQTTNAKIISSLKKLSMHDFLKCAVDEALASDNGHLDLFLRFLLGLSLESNQTLLQEQLNEVLSDAESNMKTIQYIKEKIRDHPSAEKAISLFHCLSELKDDSLVEEVQDFINSQGFCHGKLSPSCFSALAYILLTSAEELDVFDLAKFIHPSMTSNEGLLRLLPVIKASRSVLLRSCNVTEKGCVGLASVLRSSLSCLRELDLSSNNLQDSGIKQLAAGLGNPQCKLECLRLFNCNIGEDGCTSLASALRSNPSHLIEFDLTHNNPHDTSVKMLSDVLMDASCKMERLRLMGCELTRKSCAALTQVLQSSSTNLKHLDLSLNDLQDSGVELLCVGLKNPSCKLEKLSLSDCKITAKGCSTLSSALKSNPTHLRELDLSINNLTDSGVMHLLPVFEDPRVRLERLWLNNCNLTHESCQVVGYVDTSKHSGLRELNLSANDLLDSGLKQLSVGVCHLLSGLESLSVTYCGLTAQGCTVLASALSSNQSQLKALDLRGNNLSDSGVKPLSDLLKDPHCKLKELEFMEGTITQMPMDVSNNQDVLPVNPTQSPKLKTENKCVCF, from the exons ATGTTGAAGGACAGGTGTCAGTGTATTTTCGAGGGGAACGAAGAGCATGGCAGCCCGACTCAGCTTGACAAAATCTATACGGAGCTCTATATCACTGATGTCGGAAGCAGTGAGCACACCGGTGAACATGAAATCAGACAGATCGAGATGATATCTAAACATCCAGCCACAATAGATGCACCAATCAAGGCTAATGATATATTTAAAGCTTTTCCTGGATCTGCTAAACAAATCCAAACTGTGCTAACCAAAGGAATCGCTGGCATTGGGAAAACAGTGTCCGTGCAAAAGTTCACACTGGACTGGGTTGAGGAGAGAGCCAACCAGGATGTCCAGATGATATTTCCACTTCCCTTTCGTGAAATGAATGGATTTAAAGAAAGGAAAATTAGTCTGATACACATTCTTCAGTCCTTTTTCAATCTAAAAATAGATGCAGAAGTGTTAAATTCAGACAAATACAAGATAGTCTTCATCTTTGATGGACTTGATGAATGTCGGTTTCCTTTGGATTTTAAAAACAACAGTCATTGCTCTAGTGTGACCAAATCAGTCTCAATCGGTGTCCTACTGACAAACCTCATCTGCAAGAACTTGCTACCTTCTGCTTTGGTCTGGATTACTTCCCGACCAGCTGCAGCGGGTCAAATACCACCTGACCTTATTGATCGGGTAACCGAGGTACGTGGTTTCAATGACTCCCATAAAGAAGAGTACTTCATCAAAAAAATAGGTGATCCAGACCTGTCCTCCTGGATAATCTCACACTTGAAGTCTTCAAAGATCCTTCACATCATGTGCCACATCCCAGTGTTCTGTTGGATATCAGCTACAGTTCTTGAAAAGATGTTCAGTGACTCCGAGGGTGGTGAAATTCCCAGCACCCTGACACAAATGTACGTACATTTCCTAATTTTCCAGATCAAGCAAGGGAGTCACAAATACGATAAGATTTCCAACGAGGGTTTGAAGTGGGATAACCAGACCACATTGTTGCTTGGAAAGCTGGCATTCAAACAACTTGAAAATGGTAATTTATTGTTCTATGAGGGGGATTTGAAGGAATGTGGCATTGAACTCAATACTGCATCGGTGTATTCAGGAGTTTGCACCCAAATTTTCAGAGAAGAGGCAGGACTGGTTCAGGAGAGGGTCTTCAGCTTCGTACATGCAAGTATACAGGAGTTTTTGGCTGCATTGTATGCTTTCCTTGTGTTCGTCAACAACAAGAAAAATGTCCTTAGTCAGACGACTAATGCTAAAATCATAAGTTCTTTGAAAAAACTATCAATGCATGACTTTCTGAAGTGTGCTGTGGATGAGGCTTTAGCAAGTGACAATGGACATTTGGACCTTTTCCTTCGCTTCTTGTTGGGACTGTCGCTTGAGTCCAACCAGACTCTTCTTCAGGAACAGCTGAATGAGGTGCTGAGCGATGCTGAAAGCAACATGAAGACAATTCAATACATCAAGGAAAAAATCAGGGACCACCCTTCAGCAGAGAAGGCAATAAGTCTTTTCCATTGCCTAAGTGAACTGAAAGATGATTCTCTGGTTGAGGAAGTGCAGGACTTCATAAATTCACAGGGGTTTTGTCATGGAAAGCTGTCGCCTTCATGCTTTTCTGCTTTGGCTTACATACTGCTGACATCTGCTGAAGAACTGGATGTTTTTGACTTGGCAAAGTTCATTCATCCGAGCATGACCTCGAATGAGGGACTTTTGAGGCTGTTGCCTGTAATCAAAGCATCCCGATCAGTTCT ATTGAGGAGTTGTAACGTGACAGAGAAAGGCTGTGTCGGCCTGGCCTCTGTTCTTCGTTCAAGCCTCTCATGTCTAAGAGAGCTGGATTTGAGTTCTAACAATCTTCAGGATTCTGGAATAAAGCAACTTGCTGCCGGATTGGGGAATCCTCAGTGTAAACTAGAGTGTCTGAG ACTTTTCAATTGCAACATTGGTGAAGATGGCTGTACCTCTTTGGCCTCGGCTTTGAGATCAAACCCATCTCACTTAATTGAATTTGATTTGACACACAACAATCCGCACGATACAAGTGTGAAAATGCTTTCTGATGTGCTGATGGATGCAAGCTGTAAAATGGAAAGACTAAG gttgatGGGCTGTGAACTGACGAGGAAAAGCTGTGCTGCACTGACCCAAGTGCTTCAGTCCTCCTCTACAAACCtgaaacatttagatttaagtTTGAATGACCTCCAGGATTCAGGAGTGGAACTGCTCTGTGTGGGCCTAAAGAATCCTTCCTGCAAGCTTGAGAAATTGAG TCTATCAGACTGTAAAATTACGGCCAAAGGATGTTCTACATTGTCATCTGCTTTAAAGTCAAACCCAACACACCTGAGAGAACTTGATCTCAGCATTAATAACCTCACAGACTCAGGAGTGATGCATCTGCTCCCTGTGTTTGAAGACCCACGTGTACGTCTAGAGAGATTATG gCTGAATAATTGCAATCTCACACATGAAAGCTGTCAGGTGGTGGGTTATGTAGACACATCAAAACATTCGGGTCTAAGAGAGCTGAACCTCAGTGCTAATGACCTGCTTGACTCAGGTTTAAAGCAGCTTTCAGTGGGAGTATGTCATCTTCTATCAGGACTGGAGTCACTGAG TGTTACATACTGTGGGCTTACGGCACAGGGATGCACTGTTCTAGCATCGGCTCTCAGCTCTAACCAATCACAGCTAAAAGCGCTGGATCTCAGAGGAAATAATCTGTCAGATTCAGGAGTTAAACCGCTCTCTGATCTGCTGAAGGATCCACATTGTAAACTAAAAGAACTAGA ATTCATGGAAGGAACAATAACTCAGATGCCAATGGATGTCTCCAACAATCAGGATGTTCTACCTGTAAATCCAACACaatcaccaaaattaaaaacagaaaacaaatgCGTATGCTTTTAA